The Bos indicus x Bos taurus breed Angus x Brahman F1 hybrid chromosome 3, Bos_hybrid_MaternalHap_v2.0, whole genome shotgun sequence genome includes a window with the following:
- the CDCP2 gene encoding CUB domain-containing protein 2, with translation MLVELEFCLLLAVALLGPDLRAQAMKGVKCGGVLSAPSGNFSSPNFPSLYPYNTECSWLIVVAEGSSVLLTFHAFDLEYHDTCGFDFLEIYNGASGDQGNLLGRFCGRVPPPPFTSSWHVMSVVFHSDKHVASRGFSAAYQKDVCGGVLTGLSGVLASPEYPNNYPNNVECRWVIRAAGPATIKLVFVDFQVEGSEQCTYDYVAVLGGPGPAREHHYCGSARPPTLVSLGHELQVVFKSDFNIGGRGFKAYYFSGECQEVYTAVRGNFSSPQYPSSYPNNIRCHWTIRLPPGYRVKVFFLDLELEEPNSLTRTCDFDHLAAFDGASEEAPLLGTWCGHHLPPPVTSSHNQLLIVLHTDRSTTHRGFSVAYIGVVPMNVSCTRTDFQILISAQALAPLERTKVYLGSRSCAAQEMGSNFRIQARFDTCGTESQRRNNTSVIVSVLYIDFSAGGQEDTHEYEVRCEPRRKEASAHLLSGSHWLGPYAATAEHLQEAPPRDEVEALEGPVAMVAQDTSDIVFLGLCILAGVLMVIAIVVLMLL, from the exons ATGCTGGTGGAGCTGGAATTCTGTCTGCTGCTGGCAGTGGCGCTGCTGGGCCCAGACCTCAGAGCCCAAGCCATGAAAG GTGTCAAATGTGGGGGTGTGCTCTCAGCACCTTCTGGAAACTTCTCCAGCCCCAACTTCCCCAGCCTCTACCCCTACAACACGGAGTGCAGCTGGCTGATTGTGGTGGCCGAGGGCTCCTCCGTGCTGCTCACCTTCCACGCCTTTGACTTGGAGTACCACGACACCTGCGGCTTCGACTTCCTGGAGATCTACAACGGCGCCTCCGGGGACCAGGGCAACCTGCTGGGGAGGTTCTGCGGCAGGGTGCCCCCGCCACCCTTCACCTCCTCCTGGCACGTCATGTCTGTGGTCTTCCACTCAGACAAGCACGTGGCCAGCCGCGGCTTCTCCGCGGCCTACCAGAAAG ATGTGTGTGGTGGTGTCCTGACCGGCCTGTCAGGGGTCCTCGCCAGCCCCGAGTACCCCAACAACTACCCCAACAACGTGGAGTGCCGCTGGGTGATCCGGGCCGCTGGCCCCGCCACCATCAAGCTGGTGTTCGTGGACTTCCAGGTGGAGGGCAGTGAGCAGTGCACGTACGACTACGTGGCTGTGCTTGGGGGGCCCGGCCCCGCCCGGGAGCACCACTACTGCGGCAGTGCCAGGCCCCCCACACTCGTGTCCCTGGGCCACGAGCTGCAGGTGGTCTTCAAGTCTGACTTCAACATCGGAGGCCGCGGCTTCAAGGCCTACTACTTCTCAG GAGAATGCCAGGAGGTGTACACGGCGGTGCGGGGCAACTTCTCCAGCCCGCAGTACCCCAGCTCCTACCCCAACAACATCCGGTGCCACTGGACCATCCGCCTGCCTCCTGGCTACCGGGTCAAGGTGTTCTTCCTAGACCTGGAACTGGAGGAGCCCAACAGCCTAACCAGGACCTGCGACTTTGACCATCTAGCAGCCTTTGATGGGGCCAGTGAGGAGGCGCCTCTGCTGGGGACTTGGTGTGGCCACCACCTGCCACCCCCCGTCACCTCAAGCCACAACCAGCTCCTGATTGTGCTGCACACGGACCGTAGCACCACCCACAGGGGCTTCTCTGTGGCCTACATTGGAG TGGTGCCCATGAACGTGAGCTGCACCCGCACCGACTTCCAGATCCTGATCTCTGCACAGGCGCTGGCCCCACTAGAACGGACCAAAGTCTACCTGGGAAGCCGGAGCTGTGCCGCCCAGGAGATGGGCAGCAACTTCCGGATCCAGGCCCGCTTTGACACCTGCGGCACTGAGTCTCAG AGAAGAAATAACACCTCAGTGATCGTCAGCGTGCTGTACATCGACTTCTCAGCTGGTGGGCAGGAGGACACCCACGAGTACGAGGTCCGCTGTGAGCCGCGCCGCAAGGAGGCCTCTGCGCACCTGCTGTCAGGCTCCCACTGGCTCGGGCCCTACGCTGCCACGGCCGAGCACCTTCAGGAGGCGCCCCCCAGGGACGAGGTGGAGGCACTGGAGGGCCCCGTGGCCATGGTGGCCCAGGACACCAGTGACATCGTCTTCCTGGGCCTTTGCATCCTGGCTGGAGTCCTCATGGTGATTGCCATCGTGGTCCTGATGCTGCTGTAG